The proteins below are encoded in one region of Leishmania mexicana MHOM/GT/2001/U1103 complete genome, chromosome 27:
- a CDS encoding casein kinase I-like protein → MTLTSRTAQAAHAQNDVAAQRPPPPLYPNMSVGVSAVHPHQNRPCHPYDSQPVRPHPQLGTAPPAVIAGAPLAPELQQQAPPPQQPQQTHQQGRSNQPQSIFGGRFTLLDRLGSGGFGDVYRAEERDQPVPIAVKVERVTDANALPEQSFLFHEAKVMQEIHKSIQVYMVTQQQHQLMRLQQEKARCGNGRRAENEAAAAADETKQEKVGIAKLKYYGQDGMSRVLIMSLHGQSVANVHRQQGRLSLFATVMIADQVLRSLEHVHRAGYVHADLKPDNILFGREDSEQLYLVDFGLSVHFRDRKGTHRPLITNHSFVGTPRYASLRTHMGHTLSRRDDIEQLVYVMIYLFRGRLPWSGLRISDPDAKEKRIAQMKAEMTLDSICAGCPEAFRDVLNYARCMEFEEEPQYQFLYVLLCSLRDSCTELSSDLSCVPANGSGGVMPQMLTLNVNCSTRQHPKDQNGGDAVADGGAVGVTAADAGLVKNTNTASGVVEHIDGAAENPMMMSSRGTGAPAFFSDAIGQGFLSGNGTDAGPLSPRIDCLNGQPFAPPPLDLQRPCGSPRLRQMR, encoded by the coding sequence ATGACACTGACGAGCCGTACCGCGCaggccgcgcacgcgcagaacGATGTAGCGGCTCAAagaccaccgccaccacttTATCCAAACATGAGCGTTGGAGTCAGCGCCGTACACCCGCATCAAAATCGCCCGTGCCATCCGTACGACAGCCAACCCGTGCGACCGCATCCACAGCTCGGCACCGCGCCTCCCGCGGTGATAGCTGGCGCCCCCCTTGCTCCTGAGCTGCAGCAAcaagcgccaccgccgcagcaaccACAGCAGACCCACCAGCAGGGCCGCAGCAACCAACCCCAGAGCATCTTCGGCGGCCGCTTCACCCTTCTCGATCgactcggcagcggcggctttGGCGATGTTTACCGCGCAGAGGAGCGCGACCAGCCGGTGCCGATCGCTGTCAAGGTGGAGCGGGTGACCGACGCAAACGCTCTGCCTGAGCAGTCTTTTCTCTTCCATGAGGCGAAGGTGATGCAGGAGATACACAAGTCTATCCAGGTTTACATGGTGACCCAGCAACAGCACCAGTTgatgcggctgcagcaggagaaggcACGGTGCGGAAACGGGCGGCGTGCCGAAAacgaggccgccgcggcagcagatgAGACGAAGCAGGAGAAGGTAGGGATTGCGAAGCTGAAGTACTATGGCCAGGATGGCATGAGCCGCGTGCTCATCATGTCCTTGCACGGCCAGTCCGTCGCAAATGTCCACCGGCAGCAAGGGCGCCTGTCGTTGTTTGCGACGGTGATGATCGCAGATCAGGTTCTCAGGAGTCTCGAGCACGTGCACCGCGCCGGGTACGTGCACGCGGACTTGAAGCCAGACAACATTCTGTTTGGCCGTGAGGACTCGGAACAGCTATACTTGGTGGACTTTGGCCTGAGCGTCCACTTCCGTGACCGCAAGGGCACACATCGTCCTCTCATCACGAACCACAGCTTCGTTGGCACCCCACGCTACGCATCACTGCGGACACACATGGGCCACACCCTGTCCCGCCGCGATGACATCGAGCAGCTCGTCTACGTCATGATCTATCTTTTTCGAGGCCGTCTGCCGTGGTCGGGTCTGCGCATCAGTGACCCGGAtgcgaaggagaagcgcaTTGCGCAGATGAAGGCGGAGATGACGCTGGACTCGATCTGCGCCGGCTGCCCGGAGGCCTTCCGGGACGTCCTCAACTACGCTCGCTGCATGGAGTTTGAAGAGGAGCCACAGTACCAGTTCCTGTATGTGTTGCTGTGCTCTCTGCGTGACTCTTGCACGGAGTTGAGCAGCGATCTTAGCTGCGTGCCCGCGAACGGTTCTGGTGGCGTGATGCCGCAGATGCTCACGTTGAATGTCAACTGCAGTACTCGCCAGCACCCCAAGGACCaaaacggcggcgacgctgttgcggacggcggtgctgtgggTGTGACTGCAGCGGACGCAGGGCTTGTGAAGAACACGAATACCGCGTCCGGCGTCGTTGAACATatcgacggcgctgccgagaaCCCGATGATGATGTCGTCAcggggcactggcgcgccAGCCTTCTTCAGCGATGCCATCGGCCAGGGCTTCCTGTCGGGCAACGGTACAGATGCCGGACCACTATCGCCGCGCATTGACTGCCTAAATGGCCAGCCATTCGCACCCCCGCCGCTTGATCTGCAGCGGCCGTGTGGGtcaccgcggctgcggcagatGCGCTAA